The Montipora foliosa isolate CH-2021 chromosome 10, ASM3666993v2, whole genome shotgun sequence genomic sequence caatgaacgcctctcatgcCATAATCTATTCAGAAATTACACGtcatcctatttctaccaatagcaaagctcctccgcacgcatataaacctacaacaaccacaattcctccattcgctccgaggaagggctaacgctcgaaagccagctttccaaatctttcacggtggttattcgacttTTATCAaatcgtttgataaaatcaatttgtgttccaatctcccaccgacgcagcaccacagtttctttagaagctAAAACGTTTTTTAATATGTCCCTTtcctctaacccaaaaacattcagatagtaacaaacttcatatttacttaagcatttcttctgcttttgttcttgtcagcattgtgatttgcgatcattcgcaagtctgtttttgtatctcatagatgtttagatttttaattacatggccactcaacctctcgattgtgtaaatagttcatcCTGAAGTCAAAACCGACAGATGAAATCTAAATGTTCAgtaaaatattacaacaaaattaaaaaaaccaacgacggaagtttcttggctaaaaagtacgttgttttactctgaaaacgacaaacgattaacattctttcccgtagttcattcagttgatcacgtgcacctttatggttgcctaacAAGTgatcaattttttccttttgacaaaacatcgtGACCTTTCCGTTTATTCATAAAAGTTatagactgcagaaatttttgtgtttttaagatcgattgtcattatTCCTtcaatgagaattcgattcagagttatatataaaaactatcttattgttttttcttcatctgtcttttggcttgttcttttctggtgcaaacgcaaagccaaacaatgtttttgacctggcaacaagaagaggaattatgaagcggaaacaacaccatcagtcctttcttagtgtgtgcaacaAACGTTTGCTTTTTATAAACCTTGGCCCGTTTACAAGGGGTAAAACAAAGCCTAACGAAACTTAGCCTCAATCTATAAAGTCGACTGAGTTTAACTATAAATTTATTGTCCTTTCAGTATTCACTCGTTTACATCGGGTGTGCAAAGAGCTACTCTGAACACCTAGAAGGAAACTCTTATTTTTACGACAGATTCTCTGCGCTATGATTGGTTCAAACGGGTAAAGCTTGGTCATTCAAGGTCATGTCAATCATATCTGACAAGTCTTAAAAAAACACACACCTGGAAATTGTCGATCCCTAAATATTGACAACGTTTGTCTGTAAAAGCAAAACAACATAGTCTCCGAcatgcttagtgcaactgcaagacatgctggaaaacgtccgtcagagcagtttgcagttagttttttgtagactatttatttaaaggagaaacgagtaaattttactcaagagcgtgttttgttatctttaaactgaatttattaccaaaccTTCAAAAAACTAAacgacctcaaaatgggacaggaaattacaaaataattaaacggatgaacgtgtgagccaaagggcctctgctggtgcAACATGtaggtgacccctcaaatgttcttaatgacgccccacttgaaaaaattaactggaacgctgcagttcaataccacccaattcagtgccttcctttttttgtgtaacgcctaccacaggcaacccagtgtaagctttttggagcttcGAGTTCGGCTAAAATCTCAAGgtgcttaaccctttcaggcccgatagtgccaaatggcacttatagattttactctgtctaacgccagacgattttactcgtcaatggggaacccctcgggcctgaaagggttaagctaacagcatccaaaaactatgtccccgtttaaccctttcaggcccgatagtgccaaatggcacttatagattttactctgtctaacgccagacgattttactcgtcaatggggaacccctcgggcctgaaagggttaagttaaACCGACCGTCCAGAAACCGGCCGGACGATCCGCTAAAAAGggaacgacattttccgattGTAGCGATGGACCTAAATGACGGTCCTTTCTTTCCTGTAAAGCAAAATTGAACGTGTTTCCTCAGTTCTTGATTTTCACGTcacccaaagaaaaaacaaaagagagagatgagattaaaagtttaaaaagtcaAATGAATGTCGATACTATGTGATTTTAATATCTTAAGTAACATTTGTATTATATATCAGTTATCCCAGACCAGGCATCAAGTCGGCAAGATTATCCAGTGTTTCCTCGtgataaaacaaagaaaagaaaataaagattaGCCTTTCAATGTAAAATTTAGCGCCGTGCCCGCCAAATTGTTGTTATCCTTTCCTTTTGCTCGTGCTTATTTTATACGTAGGAGCAACCGCAAAGTAGGAATAAGCTAGAACAGGAGTAATAAAGTAGCTCAGTCATACGGCCCCAACCGGCCTGCATAAAACCTCTTTCAATGCGCTTGTTACGAGTGTGGGAAAGTTGCATAAGCATGGTTTTtggttttctcttgggaccattgtaagtccccgAAGAGAAACTGGATACtatgcttgtgcaaaatttgggggcacaaacaaagagttttatggtattctccgaagtggcctattgactgttgaaacaatgttttttttttttgttctgtggttggcaaatttgaataccGTCGTTTTGATCTAAGCGTGGACACTCGACAGGAAAACTTGTACTTTGAAGTTCGAGTTTGGAAGCCGTTAACATAAGCAAACTTTTGCGTGCTTTGtgtggtattgtaagcagcttctattgtttttgagtctaagtcattgtttcaattgtttagtcttttgtttttggctagggtgGCCAGCCAAttacattatacgttacgagaccTGCTacatcacccccccccccccccacccttttttttttttgcgagacCTAACGTCATCCTGGCGTTGACTCGTTCCCAGTCGTCTCCCGTTACGCCTTGCTCACGCCGGCGGGCACGTGAgtagggttttcgtttgaggccggtcgtttcccattccatgtccggaactttgatgccaatatttcaggggtttgttttattttttattattgtaatttttttacttgctttttaaagagaatttgccTGGGAAACAGATTATTGGGCTCCAGAAACAAtggaaacagcgtttctgagtgttctatttttaaaatttccaggGGGAGGATGCCCCCTAGTAGCTTTCGCCTTCGGAGCTCGCAAGGCACCTTGCCGCGCCAAAAACTTTCACTcccggtgctttcagaaatatgtccgctactttacaaaactgtcgaaaaccctgAGAAATGCGTGTCAGGTTTCAAGTCACGCTGCCTGGTTCGCTTGAGGGAAACAAAAATGGATACTTGCAACTTGATTCGCTGGTATGAACCAAACAAGCAGCTCTTTTCCTTCCGGGGCCCAACAATTTTAACATTAATCTACTTATTTTGAAAACCCTGTCTCTTCACATGttccaaattttcttttgatCTTACGTTAAGGTTAAAACTGCATGTATGTTAAAAGACTTGTAGAACTGAACGTAGGCGAAACGTTCTAAGATCTTTCAAAACCTTATTTCAATCGCCATATTCATGCAAAAATTTCTAGTCACCCCGATTTTTATCGTTCACGTCTCTTCTTGTTCGTGCGTTGTTTTATGTTCTACAGGTTTTACAGGTTCTGGAAAATACCTATAATTTGTGTCAGCATTAAACCTTTCACAGATATCTGGAAATCTTGAGCACAGTTTCAGGTGCTTATCATCTTCTTTTTCGTTAATAGACTATTTTCCCTATCGCATAACGTAATAAGCTTAGAGCCTGGTTGTCACTAGCTTATGCTAGTAAAAaggaacgtcgacataagcatcaaattcaaccacggcatccgccattttgtttaaatactcagacgcggggaattggccagacgtagcaaattttcttgtgcttatgctgtaTTTCGTTTTCACACCACGCAAGCGCgcaaagcacaaggaaaaggaaaattttgatCCATgtgtttgtgcttatgctttgctcaacctcgttttcacggtgaaataagcgctcttatgcttgcgcttcCATCCCTAgtaaaaaccaggcttaagtcttgtacagcgttggataagagaagatcgtgatcagtcaaaattgattaaatagTATTTATGAAATTCAAGTAGACTTCTGAAAGACTGATAAGCCATGTTAAAATGAAAGCACTTTCTACGTCAattcaaatttttccttttaatctAATCTCAACTGAAAAGTGCTTCTCCTTAATTGGAGAAAGTTGTAACCAGCTTAACACATTACTGcacaaccttgttcccaggacATTTCCCTCACTTGGAGGGGGAGGCGCCCTCGGAACGAGGTTGATTACTGCCTACAATAGCTACCTTTAAAACACTTAGATCAAATTGTAAGCAAACACTTAATTCACAGAAAAGATAACTAAATACCTCCAAAATTAtccatttgaaaataaaatgtttttttttttttccagtggaTTTTCCCCGTTTTTCTCTTGCTTTCCTACAGGGTAGTTGCAGATTCTAGTACGTAGCTCTTTTCATTGGAAAGGTATAAGGGAATCTTGgctttctttacattttgtttcattaacatacgagtttgcacATATGGCATCAATCATGCTATttaaaaattgacttcaaatgCTAAAAGAACTCGTTTAACTTTTTTAGTTAAACTTCGaaaagccttttagctttgataacgagacagttattagccatcaaaaactgaaaaGTTCTTGGGTGACAAAGACGCTACTGATCCCATAATATACTAATAAAGCAAAAATTTATATCACATCTTAATAGAAAACGGAAATGCGGCTGTTGACTAAGTCGCCTACTATCAGACTGCCACCACTGTTTATAGCGACGCGAGAAGgaaagccatttttgaaatactCTTCATCAATTTTACTCAAAAACTTGCCGCTCAGGGTGAAGAGTTGCAGCCTATCTGAATCACACACAATCAGCCGGTTGTACTTGTCAATAACGAGTCCATAAGGATAATCAAACTGGCCATCATTGAACCCTTCACAGCCAATGTCATGTAAATACACTCCTGTTTTGTCAAATACCTTGACACAATTAGCATCGaaataagaaacaaagaatttgttCTGGTGATAAATAGCGCATCCTGGGGATttatcacagtctggggcaCTGAAGGACTGGAGCAAGTTGTTCCCGTCAGGGGAGAGGACCTTGATTTTCTTGTCCGAACAGTCAGTTATGATTATACGACCATCACTCGCAATGGAAAGGTGACGTGGATTATCAAGATGTTTATCATTGATGTGTTTGATAAAGTGCCCCTCCTCACTGAACACACGAAGCTTATTGTCGCTTTGCGAAACTAAAGTCAGCAGGTCGCCAGAGTCTGTAAATGCCATCGACAAAGGTCTACCATCAATTTTTATCTCCCTTCGAAACTTTCCTTCTGAGCTCAACAGTTGAATTCTGTTATTCCAGCTATCTGCAACAGCAATTGTTCCCGTTTTATCACTCACATCAATATCGTGAATGccaccaaattttcctgttccCTCCTCAAATGATTCAAACTGAAAGGCAAATTGATATTGCTGCTGATGAACCTGCACAATCCAAGGACTACCAGTCAGCGGCTGTCCATTCACAATGATCTCTACTCTGTATATTCCGGCATCTTGTGGTGTGTATGTCACTGTGTATTTGCCGTCTTTGGTGTCTTTAATGTCTGTTTTTAGTTGATCATCTTCTGGAGTCAATATGTCGACTTTGATTTTATCATCTTGTTGATAACATTGAAATTCTTCTGAATCCTTTGTAACAATGACAAAACATGtctccttcctttcttttactTCCTTGCTGTCTTGACCTTTAGCTAAGCACTTTGAGGGATCAGTCTTCGTGACAACAACTCGATCCATAAGATCCAATTTCTTTTCCACCAAGTAATGTACATGTGGCGACATGTAAAGATCGGGTTTTCTTACATTTAACAGTTCATTACAACGTCCGAGGATGGcgtgatttgtttgtagaatttCGACGCTGAAGTTTCTATCCAAGATACTCTGACAGCGTTCGAAGCAGCTTTTCAGCTGGGTGGCAACCAGCTCGAAGTTTTCCAGTCGCGTTGCGTGATGTTTTTGTTCCGCTTCATAAATTTCACGAAACTTGGCCTTCATTTTCCTCTCGTGCTCTCGCAAATCACGAATCAATTTTTCCACATTgtctgtcattttcttttcctcgttcaaaatttcaactttgtttttgtttcttaggtcagtttgtttcttaattttacTCTCATATCTGACCATTTCCGCTTTCACTTTGGCCACAGCGTCGGacatttgcatcttttgttcttgtgctGCTTTCTGAGTGTCTGTCTTAGAGTGTCGATCGTGACTCACTACAGTACATTTGTGGCAAATCAGAACTTTACAGTCTTCGCAGTAAAATTCGAGAGGTTGATCTTCATGATATTTCTGTGAACACATCACGGGTCTGTGGATCAACTCTTGCACATCTTGCGCTTGCAGTTTGTCCATCAAAACATTGCGATGACCCCTTGAGGCCTTCAAGCGTTGGTGAGCTTCAAAACAAGATGGGCACAGAAAATCCTGGCACACGAAACAGTAACATGTTGCGGTGTTGTTCTCGTCACAACTGCTGCATCTTTGAGACTGTACGCTGCCATCTTCTAGAGCCAGAACATCCACCAATCGGTTGAGATGAAACGATGACGGCAAATTCTCAAAGGTGTCTGTTTCGGGAATTTGGAATGAAGTCTGGCAAACCGGACATTTGATTGTCGCTTTTAGCTGTCTCCTTGCGAAGTTTGCATGTCTGTCGAGACACTCCAGGCAGAATGAGTGAAGACATGGTAATGTCTTGGGATTTTTGACAGTCTCTATGCACAATGGGCATTCTGCTTCCTTTTTAAGAATCTTGAAAAGCTGTTGAACATCCATGATGAAGCCAAGCAACGCAAAATGAGGGCGTGTGAAATAGTGACGTCACTGAAATCCCTGGACTCTGTGCGGTCGAGTGGATAACCCCGCTACTTTCTGCTTTGAGTGACACGGAGTGTTTTTTATCACATTCTAATGCACTTCATCACGAACTAACACTCATTTTAAAGCCCGAAATTTTAATTCGGCTAAAAACTCAGAGTGCTTACCATTAAGCTAAACCGACCGTCCAGAAACCGATCCGCtgaaaatggaacgacatttcCGATTCTAGCGATGCAACTATTAAATGACGGTCCTCGGTTTTTCCTAAACCATCATGGAGGACGCAACAGTTGTGATGCTTTGCTTAGTTTCTGAGGAGTGAGGAAGACATCGTTTGAGAATCTTCAGTTAGGACTGCTTGTGACCGTTCAAAAAATTCTCTACCATTTCTGCAtgaacaaaattttgaaaacaaaactcgGGAAAATGCGTGTAAATCAATGTTTCGGGTAAAGCAAAATTGAACGTGTTTCCTCAGTTCTTGATTTTCACGTCaccgaaagaaaaaacaaaagagagagaTGAGATCAAAAGTTTAAAAGGTCAAATAAATGTCGATTCTACGTGGTTTTAATATCTCAAAATTTATTATATAGCAGTTAGACCAGACCAGGCATCAAGTAAGCAAGATTATCCAGTGCTTAATGGTTAATTTCTTACAAAAAATCTTTGATATCCAGTCTTGCTGCCAttctaggaaaacttgcatgaacatCCCTCCAACTTCGAAGgattgaagacaaaacttgtcaTGTTTGCAACCAGTTAGAGCATGTTTTCCCCGTGACGTGTCCACGCTTAGGTGAAAACGACGGTATCAAAaaaaatgtgacgtcaatgtttgtaaagaaAAAATTCGCTATAGCCTTTTTTCCattagtgtagcagctctcgtaagctGTTATTCTTTGGTAGTGTAAGCAGCTTTTTGTCTTTTGCTTTTGGATAGGGTggcgagccaatcacatcatacgttacgagagctgctgtATTTCTCTGATAGCCTAACGTCATTCTGGCGTTGACTTGTTCTTAGTCGTCTCCCGTTACGTCTTGCTCACGCCGGCGGGCTTCTGACTGACGTGCGTGTCAGATTTTAACGCGCGCTGCCTGGCTTGCTTGAGGGAAACAAAAATGGATAATTGCAATTCGCTGATATGAACCAGACAAGAAGCTCTTTTCCTTCCGGGCCCAACAATTTTAACACTGAtctgctttttttaaaaacccggTCTTTTTACATGTTCCAAGTTTTCTTTTAC encodes the following:
- the LOC137973198 gene encoding E3 ubiquitin-protein ligase TRIM71-like, producing MDVQQLFKILKKEAECPLCIETVKNPKTLPCLHSFCLECLDRHANFARRQLKATIKCPVCQTSFQIPETDTFENLPSSFHLNRLVDVLALEDGSVQSQRCSSCDENNTATCYCFVCQDFLCPSCFEAHQRLKASRGHRNVLMDKLQAQDVQELIHRPVMCSQKYHEDQPLEFYCEDCKVLICHKCTVVSHDRHSKTDTQKAAQEQKMQMSDAVAKVKAEMVRYESKIKKQTDLRNKNKVEILNEEKKMTDNVEKLIRDLREHERKMKAKFREIYEAEQKHHATRLENFELVATQLKSCFERCQSILDRNFSVEILQTNHAILGRCNELLNVRKPDLYMSPHVHYLVEKKLDLMDRVVVTKTDPSKCLAKGQDSKEVKERKETCFVIVTKDSEEFQCYQQDDKIKVDILTPEDDQLKTDIKDTKDGKYTVTYTPQDAGIYRVEIIVNGQPLTGSPWIVQVHQQQYQFAFQFESFEEGTGKFGGIHDIDVSDKTGTIAVADSWNNRIQLLSSEGKFRREIKIDGRPLSMAFTDSGDLLTLVSQSDNKLRVFSEEGHFIKHINDKHLDNPRHLSIASDGRIIITDCSDKKIKVLSPDGNNLLQSFSAPDCDKSPGCAIYHQNKFFVSYFDANCVKVFDKTGVYLHDIGCEGFNDGQFDYPYGLVIDKYNRLIVCDSDRLQLFTLSGKFLSKIDEEYFKNGFPSRVAINSGGSLIVGDLVNSRISVFY